The following proteins are co-located in the Gordonia polyisoprenivorans genome:
- a CDS encoding general stress protein produces MTNPMQPSRQTPGLPTPPKGWPIGSYSTYAEAQRAVDYLSDEHFTVEDVTIVGVDLMQVERVIGRLTWGKVIGGGIVSGAWLGLFFGLLVSIVVSGNPLVPILFGLVGGVIFGLISATIPYAATRGQRDFASTMQLVAGRYDVLCDPKSAEKARNMLARLNP; encoded by the coding sequence ATGACCAATCCCATGCAGCCGTCGCGGCAGACGCCGGGACTGCCGACGCCGCCCAAGGGTTGGCCGATCGGCTCGTATTCGACCTACGCCGAGGCTCAGCGGGCGGTGGACTACCTGTCCGACGAGCACTTCACGGTCGAGGACGTCACCATCGTCGGCGTCGACCTGATGCAAGTCGAGCGCGTCATCGGACGGCTGACGTGGGGCAAGGTCATCGGTGGCGGCATCGTGTCGGGAGCGTGGCTGGGTCTGTTCTTCGGCTTGCTGGTCTCAATCGTCGTCTCCGGAAATCCGCTGGTGCCGATCCTCTTCGGTCTTGTCGGCGGTGTCATCTTCGGTCTGATCTCGGCGACCATCCCCTATGCGGCGACCCGCGGTCAGCGTGATTTCGCCTCGACCATGCAATTGGTGGCGGGACGTTACGACGTGCTGTGTGATCCCAAGAGCGCGGAGAAGGCGCGGAACATGCTGGCCCGACTGAACCCCTGA
- a CDS encoding carbohydrate ABC transporter permease — MKTGTKPKVWWAIANLVVILYAIIPLLWIVSLSFKPASSVTDGSFIPKEWTWDNYSSIFSTSAFTSALINSIGIGLITTVIAVVLGTMAAYAVARLDFPGKRLLIGAALLIAMFPQISLVTPLFNIERTLGLFDTWPGLILPYITFALPLAIYTLSAFFREIPWELEKAAKMDGATPFQAFRKVIAPLAAPGVVTAAILVFIFAWNDLLLALSLTSTERAITAPVAIANFTGSSQFEEPTGSIAAAAVVITIPIIIFVLFFQRRIVAGLTSGAVKG, encoded by the coding sequence GTGAAGACCGGTACCAAACCGAAAGTGTGGTGGGCGATCGCCAACCTGGTGGTGATCCTGTATGCCATCATCCCCTTGTTGTGGATCGTGAGTTTGTCATTCAAACCCGCGTCGAGTGTCACCGACGGCTCGTTCATCCCGAAAGAATGGACGTGGGACAACTATTCGTCGATCTTTTCCACGAGCGCGTTCACCTCGGCGTTGATCAACTCGATCGGTATCGGGTTGATCACCACGGTGATCGCGGTGGTGTTGGGCACGATGGCCGCCTATGCGGTGGCCCGGCTGGACTTTCCGGGTAAACGCCTGCTGATCGGCGCAGCGTTGTTGATTGCGATGTTCCCGCAGATCTCGCTGGTCACCCCACTGTTCAACATCGAACGCACCCTGGGGTTGTTCGACACGTGGCCGGGGTTGATCCTGCCCTACATCACCTTCGCGTTGCCGTTGGCGATCTACACGCTCTCGGCGTTCTTCCGGGAGATCCCGTGGGAGTTGGAGAAGGCCGCGAAAATGGATGGCGCGACCCCGTTCCAGGCGTTCCGGAAGGTGATCGCCCCGCTGGCCGCGCCGGGGGTGGTGACCGCGGCGATCCTGGTGTTCATCTTCGCGTGGAACGACCTGCTGCTGGCGTTGTCGTTGACCTCGACCGAACGGGCGATCACCGCGCCGGTCGCGATCGCGAACTTCACCGGGAGTTCCCAGTTCGAGGAACCCACCGGGTCGATCGCCGCGGCCGCGGTCGTGATCACCATTCCGATCATCATCTTCGTGTTGTTCTTCCAACGTCGAATCGTGGCCGGGTTGACCTCCGGCGCGGTGAAGGGATAA
- a CDS encoding magnesium transporter MgtE N-terminal domain-containing protein: MSAVSKVFVARLVGLAVLGPDGESIGRVRDAVISVRLPGQQPRALGLAVELTTRRRIFVPMLRVTSIEPNAVTLNTGTVSLRRLHLRPGEALAIGQILDTRVRVVDPDLPDLAGIDVPVVDLGIERTRTRDWVVARVAVRSGRRGLRRGETHVVEWSNVHGMTQSSLDLPGQGVAQALLQFEGMRAADVANALRELPVKRRDEIASALDDERLADVLQELPPDDQKDLLSHLELDRAVDVLEAMDPDDAADLLGELSDTEAESFLARMDPEDSEPVRRLLTHSPDTAGGLMTSEPIIVTPATTVAEALARIRDPDINPAAASLVFVVRPPTSTPTGKYLGCVHVQALLREPPANIVGGILDTDLAHLRPEDSLETVTRYFATYNLVCGPVVDDQHHLLGAVSVDDLLDQLLPRDWRETEPIDQPDEVRS, translated from the coding sequence ATGTCGGCGGTGAGCAAGGTGTTCGTGGCCAGGTTAGTCGGATTGGCCGTCCTTGGCCCGGACGGTGAATCGATCGGGCGTGTGCGCGACGCGGTGATCTCGGTGCGGTTGCCCGGCCAACAGCCGCGCGCACTCGGACTCGCGGTGGAACTGACCACGCGGCGACGCATCTTCGTCCCGATGCTCCGGGTGACCTCGATCGAACCCAATGCGGTGACACTCAACACCGGAACGGTCAGCCTGCGCCGACTGCATCTGCGCCCCGGTGAGGCACTGGCGATCGGGCAGATCCTCGACACTCGGGTCCGCGTCGTCGACCCCGATCTGCCCGATCTCGCCGGAATCGATGTGCCCGTGGTCGACCTCGGCATCGAGCGCACCCGTACCCGCGACTGGGTGGTGGCCCGCGTCGCGGTGCGTTCCGGCCGACGGGGGCTGCGCCGCGGCGAGACCCACGTCGTGGAGTGGTCCAACGTGCACGGTATGACGCAGAGCAGCCTCGACCTGCCCGGACAGGGGGTGGCACAAGCCCTCCTGCAGTTCGAGGGCATGCGTGCCGCCGACGTCGCGAATGCGTTGCGCGAGTTGCCCGTCAAGCGTCGCGACGAGATCGCCTCGGCTCTCGACGACGAGCGCCTGGCCGACGTGCTGCAGGAGTTACCGCCCGACGATCAGAAGGATTTGTTGTCGCATCTGGAGCTCGATCGCGCCGTCGACGTGCTCGAGGCCATGGATCCCGACGATGCCGCCGACCTGCTCGGCGAGCTCTCCGACACCGAGGCCGAGTCGTTCCTGGCGCGCATGGACCCGGAGGATTCCGAGCCGGTTCGGCGACTGCTCACCCACTCCCCCGACACCGCCGGCGGACTGATGACCTCCGAGCCGATCATCGTCACCCCGGCGACCACGGTCGCCGAGGCGCTCGCGCGGATACGCGACCCCGACATCAATCCGGCCGCCGCGAGCCTGGTCTTCGTCGTCCGGCCACCGACCTCCACACCCACCGGAAAATACCTCGGCTGCGTGCACGTGCAGGCGCTGCTGCGGGAGCCACCCGCCAACATCGTGGGCGGCATCCTCGACACCGATCTCGCCCACCTACGACCGGAGGACTCCCTGGAGACCGTGACCCGCTACTTCGCAACCTACAACCTGGTGTGCGGGCCGGTCGTCGACGATCAGCACCACCTGCTCGGCGCGGTCAGCGTCGACGACCTCCTCGATCAACTGCTGCCGCGTGACTGGCGCGAGACCGAGCCGATCGACCAGCCCGACGAGGTGCGGTCGTGA
- a CDS encoding chromosome partitioning protein ParB has product MARDTGFPDADAENDFQRMRRQAELARLTQWFTRQPADVNAILPFDEVVAALGRTGETYLGLQTVEVSSIVGSVDRTKDFDRYFRPTSVRIRSRWQRLAAAQRRGESMPPVRLYRIGGMHFVIDGHHRISIAIARHLDTIEAYVTEIHTRISPEGINVPGDLLLKDHRRLFLSRVPLSGAQAETIRFADPFDYAELAEAVEAWGFRLSQEVGEFLGRTEVARRWFGEEFLPVIRMARRADVRSDLDSDAELYLWLACERYRLVRKHIWDDEIIDELREQPRRRRR; this is encoded by the coding sequence ATGGCTCGTGACACCGGATTCCCGGACGCCGACGCCGAGAACGACTTCCAGCGGATGCGACGGCAAGCCGAACTCGCCCGGCTGACACAGTGGTTCACCCGACAACCCGCCGACGTCAATGCGATCCTCCCCTTTGACGAGGTAGTCGCCGCATTGGGCCGCACCGGCGAGACCTACCTGGGACTGCAGACGGTCGAGGTGTCCTCGATCGTCGGAAGTGTGGACCGCACCAAGGATTTCGACCGCTACTTCCGCCCGACTTCGGTCCGGATTCGCAGCCGGTGGCAGCGACTCGCGGCCGCGCAGCGGCGTGGTGAATCGATGCCCCCGGTGCGGCTGTACCGGATAGGTGGAATGCATTTCGTCATCGACGGACACCACCGCATCTCGATCGCCATCGCCCGTCACCTCGACACCATCGAGGCCTACGTCACCGAGATCCATACCCGCATCTCCCCCGAGGGCATCAATGTGCCCGGAGACCTCCTCCTCAAGGACCACCGCCGACTGTTCCTGTCGCGGGTGCCGCTGTCGGGTGCACAGGCCGAAACCATCCGGTTCGCCGACCCCTTCGACTACGCCGAACTCGCAGAGGCGGTGGAGGCGTGGGGATTCCGTCTCAGCCAAGAGGTCGGCGAATTCCTCGGCCGTACCGAGGTGGCACGGCGGTGGTTCGGTGAGGAATTCCTGCCGGTCATCCGTATGGCCCGACGCGCCGATGTCCGGTCCGACCTCGACAGCGACGCCGAACTCTACCTGTGGCTCGCGTGCGAGCGCTATCGTCTGGTACGCAAGCACATCTGGGACGACGAAATCATCGACGAACTCCGCGAACAGCCGCGGCGCCGGCGCCGGTGA
- a CDS encoding carbohydrate ABC transporter permease — protein MTNDDNEASRRGRHAMPEGEQPTAPAEPGLDVTAPHTFGPTVHSPVWEAPAESPAAGRVPDADAAGSTRAAPATAVIDRPAPAAAAPKRSEGKKAERRLAFWLVLPAVVMMAVVTGYPIVYAVWLSLNKASLSAPGKREFVWFANYGTVLSDGYWWTAFGVTLGITVVSVVIEFVLGLAIALVMHRTLFGRGTIRTVVLIPYGIVTVAAAFSWYYAWTPGTGYLANLLPDGSAPLTQQWPSLAIIVLAEVWKTTPFMALLLLAGLALVPDDLLKAAQVDGAGAWTRLWRIILPLMKPAILVALLFRTLDAFRVFDNIYVLTAGSNNTYSVSMLGYDNLFKGFNLGVGSAISILIFVCVAIIAFIFIKGFGTAAPGSDNEGR, from the coding sequence ATGACCAACGACGACAACGAGGCCTCACGCCGCGGCCGGCACGCGATGCCGGAGGGCGAACAGCCCACGGCCCCGGCCGAACCCGGTCTCGACGTGACCGCTCCGCACACCTTCGGGCCCACGGTGCATTCCCCGGTGTGGGAAGCGCCTGCGGAATCACCGGCGGCAGGCCGGGTTCCGGATGCTGATGCAGCCGGCTCGACGCGGGCCGCACCGGCCACCGCGGTGATCGATCGCCCTGCACCGGCGGCCGCCGCCCCGAAGCGGAGTGAGGGTAAGAAGGCCGAGCGTCGGTTGGCGTTCTGGTTGGTGTTGCCTGCGGTGGTGATGATGGCGGTGGTGACGGGGTATCCGATTGTTTATGCGGTGTGGTTGTCGTTGAACAAGGCGAGTTTGTCGGCGCCGGGTAAGCGTGAGTTTGTGTGGTTCGCCAATTACGGGACTGTGTTGTCGGATGGGTATTGGTGGACGGCGTTCGGGGTGACGTTGGGGATCACGGTGGTGTCGGTGGTGATCGAGTTCGTGTTGGGGTTGGCGATCGCGTTGGTGATGCATCGAACGTTGTTCGGGCGGGGCACGATTCGCACGGTGGTGTTGATTCCGTACGGGATTGTGACGGTCGCGGCGGCGTTCTCCTGGTATTACGCGTGGACGCCGGGGACGGGGTATCTGGCGAATTTGTTGCCGGATGGGAGTGCCCCGTTGACCCAGCAGTGGCCGTCGTTGGCGATCATCGTGTTGGCCGAGGTGTGGAAGACGACCCCGTTCATGGCGTTGTTGTTGCTGGCGGGGTTGGCGTTGGTGCCTGATGATTTGTTGAAGGCCGCTCAGGTGGATGGGGCGGGGGCGTGGACGCGGTTGTGGCGGATCATTTTGCCGTTGATGAAGCCGGCGATCTTGGTGGCGTTGTTGTTCCGCACGTTGGATGCGTTCCGGGTGTTCGACAACATTTATGTGTTGACTGCCGGGTCGAACAACACCTATTCGGTGTCGATGCTCGGCTACGACAATTTGTTCAAGGGTTTCAATCTGGGTGTGGGGTCGGCGATCTCGATCCTGATCTTCGTGTGTGTGGCGATCATCGCGTTCATCTTCATCAAGGGGTTCGGTACTGCGGCACCGGGCTCGGACAACGAGGGGAGGTAA
- a CDS encoding extracellular solute-binding protein, producing MGIRGKVVIAAAALATLAPIVTACGSGYEAGVLNLYPPADGANSVKVQADKCSKESGGEYRIVTTALPKAADDQRLQLARRLSGNDHSLDLMGMDVVWTAEFADAGWLVPVPDDLVAQVTARTLGGPLETAQWKTPGDAAQRLYAIPIWTNTQLLWYRKDVLADTVRQPAATNWERMLEQAQVSLGKGGPGQIMVQGKQYEGLMVWFNSVLASAGGQIVDPDNPSKVTLNDTPAHRAATVKALQILKAVANAPGHDPSLTNGDETSSRLGMENGSALYEVNWPFVLASMRENASAGSVPYLTDLQKYKSLFADANNSPTDAQLAPVTKAVRQKFDFRPYPGVGDLPAKSTLGGLNIAVASTSQQKDLAFKAAMCLTSADAQKYYSLNAGTPPVISSLYSDPEFRAAYPMADDIKLQLEPDHAALRPKSPQYQSISTLVQAKLSPVGAWDPQNLVDQLADAVQKAINGEGIIP from the coding sequence TTGGGGATCCGCGGCAAGGTGGTCATCGCCGCGGCTGCGCTGGCCACGCTGGCGCCGATCGTGACGGCCTGCGGCTCCGGGTACGAGGCAGGCGTGCTGAACCTGTATCCGCCTGCCGATGGCGCGAATTCGGTGAAGGTCCAGGCGGACAAGTGCTCCAAGGAGTCCGGGGGCGAATACCGGATCGTCACCACTGCGCTGCCCAAGGCGGCCGACGATCAGCGTCTGCAACTGGCCCGACGCCTGTCGGGCAACGATCACAGCCTGGACCTGATGGGCATGGACGTGGTGTGGACCGCCGAGTTCGCCGACGCCGGTTGGCTTGTCCCGGTGCCCGATGATCTCGTCGCGCAGGTCACCGCGCGCACGCTCGGGGGTCCGCTGGAGACAGCGCAGTGGAAGACCCCCGGTGATGCTGCCCAGCGCCTCTACGCCATCCCGATCTGGACCAATACGCAGCTGCTCTGGTATCGCAAGGATGTTCTCGCCGATACGGTTCGCCAGCCCGCCGCGACCAACTGGGAGCGGATGCTCGAACAGGCCCAGGTCAGTCTCGGCAAGGGCGGTCCCGGCCAGATCATGGTGCAGGGCAAGCAATATGAAGGTCTGATGGTGTGGTTCAACTCCGTGTTGGCCAGTGCCGGCGGCCAGATCGTCGATCCCGACAACCCCAGCAAGGTGACGCTGAACGACACCCCGGCGCACCGTGCCGCGACGGTCAAGGCCCTGCAGATCCTCAAGGCGGTTGCCAACGCGCCGGGCCACGATCCGTCGCTGACCAACGGTGATGAGACCAGCTCGCGCCTCGGCATGGAGAACGGATCGGCGCTCTACGAGGTGAATTGGCCGTTCGTGCTCGCCTCGATGCGAGAGAACGCGTCGGCGGGCAGTGTCCCGTATCTGACGGATCTGCAGAAGTACAAGAGTCTGTTTGCCGACGCGAACAACTCGCCCACCGACGCGCAGTTGGCGCCGGTGACCAAGGCCGTGCGCCAGAAGTTCGACTTCCGGCCGTATCCGGGGGTGGGTGATCTACCCGCCAAGAGCACGCTGGGTGGACTGAACATCGCCGTCGCCAGCACCTCGCAGCAGAAGGATCTCGCGTTCAAGGCGGCGATGTGCCTGACGAGCGCCGACGCGCAGAAGTACTACAGCCTCAACGCGGGTACGCCGCCGGTGATCTCGTCGCTCTACTCCGACCCGGAGTTCCGGGCGGCCTATCCCATGGCCGACGACATCAAGCTGCAGCTCGAACCCGATCACGCGGCGCTGCGTCCGAAATCGCCGCAATATCAGTCCATCTCGACGCTGGTTCAGGCCAAGCTGTCACCGGTCGGGGCGTGGGACCCACAGAATCTGGTCGATCAGCTCGCCGATGCGGTACAGAAGGCGATCAACGGGGAGGGCATCATCCCATGA
- a CDS encoding ABC transporter ATP-binding protein encodes MADIVLDHVSKTYPDGSTAVHEVNIDIADGEFIILVGPSGCGKSTTLNMIAGLEDITSGELRIAGQRVNERAPKDRDIAMVFQSYALYPHMSVRENIAFPLTLAKLSKAEIAAKVDDAARILDLGPYLDRKPANLSGGQRQRVAMGRAIVRSPKAFLMDEPLSNLDAKLRVQMRAEISRLQQRLGTTTVYVTHDQTEAMTLGDRVVVMRSGYVQQIGSPQELYTHPANIFVAGFIGSPAMNFLPGRLGADGISTPIGTITLHDRQHVADAAGRVNSTGEVLVGIRPEHLEDAHLIDTDTRSHGMTFTAGIDVLESMGSDNYAYFRIDSQHTANDALAELSADSGATLGGGDMIARLSPESHIRRGNTAELYFDPTKITIFDQQTGTSLRGAPANSVSGGPALSKG; translated from the coding sequence ATGGCAGACATCGTTTTGGACCACGTCAGCAAAACCTATCCCGACGGCTCGACCGCGGTACACGAGGTGAATATCGATATCGCCGACGGCGAGTTCATCATCCTCGTCGGCCCGTCCGGCTGCGGTAAATCGACCACCCTGAACATGATCGCCGGGCTCGAGGACATCACCAGCGGGGAACTACGGATCGCCGGGCAACGCGTCAACGAACGCGCCCCCAAAGACCGCGACATCGCCATGGTGTTCCAGTCCTACGCCCTGTATCCGCACATGTCGGTGCGGGAGAACATCGCGTTCCCACTGACCCTGGCGAAACTGTCGAAAGCCGAGATCGCCGCGAAGGTCGACGACGCCGCCCGCATCCTCGACCTGGGCCCCTACCTCGATCGCAAACCCGCGAATCTGTCCGGTGGGCAACGCCAACGCGTCGCGATGGGCCGAGCGATCGTGCGCTCGCCGAAAGCGTTCCTGATGGACGAACCCCTGTCGAACCTGGATGCGAAACTCCGGGTGCAGATGCGGGCAGAGATCTCCCGGCTGCAACAACGGTTGGGTACCACCACCGTGTATGTCACCCACGACCAAACCGAAGCCATGACCCTCGGTGACCGGGTCGTGGTCATGCGCTCGGGATACGTCCAACAAATCGGTTCCCCCCAAGAGCTCTACACCCACCCCGCCAACATCTTCGTCGCCGGGTTCATCGGCTCACCGGCCATGAACTTCTTACCCGGACGACTCGGCGCCGACGGCATCTCGACCCCCATCGGCACGATCACCCTGCACGACCGGCAACACGTCGCCGATGCCGCCGGCCGGGTCAACAGCACCGGGGAGGTCCTCGTCGGTATCCGCCCCGAACACCTCGAAGACGCCCACCTCATCGACACCGACACCCGCTCCCACGGCATGACATTCACCGCCGGGATCGACGTCCTCGAATCCATGGGATCAGACAACTACGCCTACTTCCGCATCGACTCCCAACACACGGCGAATGACGCACTCGCCGAACTATCCGCCGACTCCGGCGCCACCCTCGGCGGCGGCGACATGATCGCCCGACTCTCCCCCGAATCACACATCCGCCGCGGCAACACCGCCGAACTCTACTTCGACCCCACCAAAATCACCATCTTCGACCAACAAACCGGCACCAGCCTGCGTGGTGCACCGGCGAATTCGGTTTCAGGCGGGCCGGCCCTGTCGAAGGGGTGA